One window of Longimicrobium sp. genomic DNA carries:
- a CDS encoding NAD(P)-dependent oxidoreductase gives MKITIFGAHGTIGRRITREALSRGHQVTAVARDPSRVTDLDGVDVVQGDAQDAASVAAAARGHDAVVNSTGPAHDAPDPATYPAVARGLIEGLKQAGVKRLVIVGGAGSLEVAPGVQLVDTPEFPAAWRGIALGTRDALEVYRKEADGLDWTYVSPAALIEPGERTGRYRAGGDQLLVDEVGNSYISAEDYAVALLDELENPKNPRRRMTVAY, from the coding sequence ATGAAGATCACCATCTTCGGCGCCCACGGCACCATCGGCCGGCGCATCACGCGCGAGGCGCTTTCCCGCGGGCACCAGGTCACCGCCGTAGCGCGCGACCCGTCGCGCGTCACGGACCTGGACGGGGTCGACGTGGTGCAGGGCGACGCGCAGGACGCGGCGAGCGTCGCCGCCGCCGCGCGCGGGCACGACGCGGTGGTCAACTCCACCGGCCCGGCCCACGACGCGCCGGACCCCGCCACGTACCCGGCCGTGGCCCGCGGCCTGATCGAGGGGCTGAAGCAGGCGGGCGTGAAGCGGCTGGTGATCGTGGGCGGCGCGGGGAGCCTGGAGGTGGCCCCCGGCGTGCAGCTGGTGGACACCCCCGAGTTCCCGGCGGCGTGGCGCGGGATCGCGCTCGGGACCCGCGACGCGCTGGAGGTCTACCGCAAGGAGGCGGATGGGCTGGACTGGACGTACGTGAGCCCCGCCGCGCTCATCGAGCCCGGCGAGCGCACCGGCCGCTACCGCGCCGGCGGCGACCAGCTCCTCGTCGACGAGGTGGGCAACAGCTACATCTCGGCCGAGGACTACGCCGTGGCGCTGCTGGACGAGCTGGAGAACCCGAAGAACCCGCGCCGCCGCATGACGGTGGCCTACTGA
- a CDS encoding Rrf2 family transcriptional regulator, whose product MTISSRFAVAVHILTLLEESRGEPVTSERIAGSVNTNPAVVRRILSMLARAGLTRSQLGTGGGALLARHAAEITLLEVYRAVEEGELFAMHHERPNPNCPVGRNIQAALEETVDAAQAALEAELARRTVADVRGRVAEHVQQEEAAAGRC is encoded by the coding sequence ATGACCATCAGCAGCCGCTTCGCCGTCGCCGTGCACATCCTCACCCTGCTCGAAGAGAGCCGGGGGGAGCCGGTCACGTCGGAGCGGATCGCGGGGAGCGTGAACACCAACCCCGCGGTGGTGCGGCGGATCCTGTCGATGCTGGCCCGGGCGGGGCTGACGCGCTCGCAGCTGGGGACGGGCGGCGGGGCGCTCCTGGCGCGGCACGCGGCGGAGATCACGCTGCTGGAGGTGTACCGCGCCGTGGAAGAGGGCGAGCTGTTCGCCATGCACCACGAGCGCCCGAACCCCAACTGCCCCGTGGGGCGCAACATCCAGGCGGCGCTCGAGGAGACCGTCGACGCGGCGCAGGCGGCGCTCGAGGCCGAGCTGGCCCGGCGCACGGTCGCCGACGTGCGGGGTCGGGTAGCCGAGCACGTGCAGCAGGAGGAAGCCGCCGCCGGACGATGCTGA